In Lycorma delicatula isolate Av1 chromosome 10, ASM4794821v1, whole genome shotgun sequence, a genomic segment contains:
- the LOC142330954 gene encoding fatty acyl-CoA reductase wat-like, producing MNTSLSDSPIQKFYRGETILITGGTGSLGKVIIEKLMRSCPNFQKLYLIVRPKKNKDVKERVKEQFDHFMFSEVNSLVAEKVSFINGDCSKPMLGLSTADQKEIIENVTIIIHSAATVNLDEKIKKSVSINVIATRDLLILSKKMKHLKAFVHISTAFSNCHLSKIEEKVYEPPIDDKKLITITECLDDKQLDQLTPILLEDCPNIYVYTKRVAESLFKQYGKGLPVVIVRPSVIINSYKEPAPGWIDRLYGATGVFFGYSNGTIRIIECDSHVVGEVIPIDMVANMVIASVWNLNCRRIKENIEDLQTYNMVTSTQNPITWHNFAALSKRFLPISIFVYTIPILILVKDKFKFSIFKFFLHYLPALLIDTIAQIFGKEKRLLKISENVDKFLQSISHFTTRQWDFCNKNTQDLWKSLDQKDKEIFPFNVEDINWEEYFYNYMRGIRQYLLKDDLSTIPAAKKRAKWIYLSNYMLLIFFIFVFGCITWIAVDFIISSC from the exons ATGAACACCAGTTTATCAGACTCtccaatacaaaaattttatcgaggagaaacaatactaattACTGGGGGTACAGGATCTTTGGGCAAAGTTATCATAGAAAAGCTTATGAGATCATGtccaaattttcaaaagttatacTTAATAGtacgaccaaaaaaaaacaaagatgtaaAAGAACGAGTTAAGGAGCAATTTGAtcatttt ATGTTTTCAGAAGTGAATTCACTTGTGGcagaaaaagtttcttttattaatggtGATTGTAGTAAACCTATGTTAGGCCTTTCAACTGCAGATCAAAAGGAGATTATAGAAAATGTAACTATAATTATTCATTCTGCTGCAACAGTTAATTTGGATGAAAAAATCAAGAAGTCAGTATCTATTAATGTTATTGCTACAAGAGACTtgcttattttatcaaaaaaaatgaaacatttaaag GCATTTGTACATATATCTACAGCTTTCTCAAACTGTCATTTAAGTAAGATTGAAGAAAAGGTTTATGAACCACCcattgatgataaaaaattaattactataacaGAATGCCTTGATGATAAGCAGTTGGATCAACTTACAcccat ATTGTTAGAGGACTGTccaaatatatacgtatataccaAGAGGGTTGCTGAAagtctttttaaacaatatggtAAAGGGCTTCCTGTCGTTATTGTAAGACCCAGCGTAA tCATAAATTCATATAAAGAACCTGCCCCAGGTTGGATTGACAGATTATATGGCGCTACAGGAGTTTTTTTTGGATATTCAAATGGAACTATAAGGATAATTGAATGTGATTCTCATGTTGTAGGTGAAGTAATACCAATTGATATGGTAGCTAACATGGTAATTGCTTCAGTGTGGAATTTAAATTGCAG aagAATAAAGGAGAACATTGAAGATCTACAAACATACAACATGGTTACAAGCACACAAAATCCAATCACGTGGCATAATTTCGCTGCTCTTTCCAAAAGATTTTTGCCAATTTCCATCTTTGTCTATACAATTCCCATTCTCATTTTGGTAAAGGACAAATTTAAattcagcatttttaagttctttctccATTATCTACCAGCATTACTGATAGACACAATTGCACaaatttttggtaaagaaaaaag GCTGCTAAAAATATCAGAGAATGTTGACAAATTTTTACAGTCAATATCACATTTCACTACAAGACAATGGGATTTTTGTAACAAGAATACCCAAGATTTGTGGAAATCATTAGATCAAAAAGACaaagaaatatttccatttaatgttgaagatattaattgggaagaatatttttataattatatgagaGGAATAcgacaatatttattaaaagacgaTTTGTCAACTATTCCAGCTGCAAAGAAAAGGGCAAAGTG gatatatttgtcaaattacatgttattaatattcttcatttttgtatttgGGTGCATAACATGGATTGCTGTTGATTTCATTATAAGCTCTTGTTAA